A section of the Candidatus Binatia bacterium genome encodes:
- the rtcA gene encoding RNA 3'-terminal phosphate cyclase, translated as MIVLDGASGEGGGQILRSALALSVLTGQPFRMYNIRARRSRPGLLRQHLAAVQAAARISSAEVDGAVIGSGEIVFRPQRVRGGTYEFAVGSAGSATLVLQTVLIPLLCAGEPSHAVFEGGTHNPGAPPYDFMATVYLPILRRMGATVTATLHRYGFYPRGGGRFSVDIEPVREWRPLALTERGAVEAVLARALVADLPTQIAHRELQVVRKVLGWDEAALITEVLPPGQGPGNVLLLSMESAEIVEMAVGFGQRGVRAEQVAREACQEAMRYLNANVPVGVHLADQLLLPLAVARGRFRTLTPSSHTETNRRVIESFLGCAVRCEPQGPDDFLIAVG; from the coding sequence CCGGGCTCGGCGGTCGCGTCCGGGGCTGCTCCGCCAGCACCTCGCTGCAGTGCAAGCCGCGGCCCGCATCAGTTCGGCCGAAGTGGACGGTGCGGTGATCGGCTCTGGTGAGATCGTGTTTCGCCCGCAACGTGTGCGGGGAGGCACGTATGAATTCGCGGTCGGCTCGGCGGGAAGCGCCACGTTGGTGTTGCAGACCGTGCTCATTCCGCTTCTGTGTGCTGGCGAGCCATCCCACGCCGTGTTCGAAGGGGGTACGCACAATCCGGGTGCGCCTCCGTATGATTTCATGGCCACGGTGTATCTACCGATCTTGCGCCGCATGGGCGCAACGGTGACCGCGACGCTTCATCGCTACGGCTTTTACCCTCGCGGCGGTGGTCGTTTTTCTGTGGACATCGAGCCTGTCCGAGAATGGCGCCCGCTGGCGCTCACCGAGCGGGGAGCTGTGGAGGCGGTGCTCGCGCGCGCCCTGGTGGCGGACCTTCCAACCCAAATCGCGCACCGCGAGCTACAGGTCGTGCGCAAGGTTTTGGGTTGGGACGAAGCCGCGCTGATTACCGAGGTGTTGCCGCCGGGCCAAGGGCCGGGAAACGTGTTGCTTCTCAGTATGGAAAGCGCGGAGATCGTGGAAATGGCAGTGGGATTCGGTCAACGCGGAGTGCGGGCCGAGCAGGTGGCGCGCGAGGCTTGCCAGGAGGCCATGCGCTACCTGAATGCCAACGTGCCCGTGGGCGTGCACCTAGCGGATCAGCTTCTGCTTCCGCTGGCTGTGGCTCGCGGGCGCTTTCGTACGCTGACTCCGTCGAGTCATACCGAGACCAACCGCCGCGTGATCGAGTCTTTTCTCGGCTGTGCCGTTCGCTGCGAGCCGCAAGGGCCCGACGATTTCCTGATTGCCGTTGGCTGA